CATTCAATTGCAAAATGTCCATTCCCATTATTAAATCTCTGGAGCATTCTGAGAGGACATGAAAATCTGCGACATAATCAAAACCACGTATTCCTGTTTTTCCCATGCATCTGCCAGCTGGATCAATCACGCACCTTTTTGCGGTACGCACTCGTGTTCCTGGAGTCAGCACTTTTTTCTGTTTCCTAGCAAACTCTCTACACATAATTGAGttgtctgcacctgtgtccactaaaGCGGTACTTTCACACCGGTCTATCAGCACGTATAAATCTGACACAATGATGCTGTTCCCACACGGTTTCTCGCGTCAATCATGATATCCCGAAATCAGCGCTGGAGGTTCTTTTGTGTCGGCAGTGGCCTTACCTCCACAGGTCACCGATTTCAGTTTTCCTGAAGCGGACTTTGGGAACGTCGCCTTGGGGAACTTGAAGATGGGCGTGGGCTTGCTGATCTGTAACTCAGGGGCGCTGTTGACCGGGGCTGATGCTGCTGTGAGGTGTGAAGGTTCTGGCGAGACGACAAGTACTCCTAGATTGCGGCAGGGCATTCTCCGTTTCGGGGGCAGAAAGCGTTTACGGAGAAACCCCGAAGTCCTGCTTGGTGGTTTCGCACATGCGGTACAAGTAGCCAGCATCACCACAATGATAGCAAAGTGTTATTCGAtcggcagtgcgccatatgtcaaTCTTCCGGACTCTCGTCTCATGCGGGGGTGGCGTGAACCGTGGTTCGGATAGATGTGTTGGCGTCGTGACGAAGCCACGCCCTGGTGTTCCCCTTAGCCCCTCGGCATGCGATATCACTGGCGGCACTGGTAAGGACACTTGAGGCTGCTGCTCACAAAACGCATGCTTGACGGACCACCTCGGCCAATGAGGACATTGTTGCTTGGTTAGTATTTAGCCACTGCCTCTGAAGATCTTATTGAACTACTGACCACGCGAGTTCTCGCAAGACATCGATGCTGTTTCCAAATACTGTGGACACTCCTTCCGCAGATGCCACGCTCACTTTTCGGTTGTACAGCCTTACACGCTGCTGCAGAGTCTTCTCCATAGTTGTTGCCTCCTTGAGGAATTAGGCGGTGGCGCGTGGAGGGCTTCGAAATAAACTAGCAAAAAGCTCCTGCTTGACGCCCCACACCAGATGCCGAAGCGTCTTGCTTTCGCTCATGTTTGGATCAGCCTGGTGAAAGAGGCGGGACAAATCTTCGACGCACAACGCCACGCATTTGCTATTCCGATGGCTTCTCGCTTGCAGAGTGGCCTCGGCTTTACATTGCGGTCCGTACACGGAAACGTGGCCGGCCAGCAGATTTCGTCGAAAATCTTCCTATAACCGGAAAGCACAATCATGGTCTTCGAACCATGTCTGTGCACTGTCTTTCCACGCGAAATAAACACAGCGGAGCTTCTGGTTTTTTAGTCCATCTATTGCAATCGGTAATGCGTTCGAAATCCGCAAGCCGGTCGTCGGCGTTTTCGTACGTGTCGCCGTGGAAATGATCACGGATGCGTGGTTCGTCAACAATGACATGGGTTACCGCAGCTGGGGATGACATTTCGGTATTGCCGTGAATGGCTGGTGCTTGTCAAGTAGGATCATACACAAGAGGAGGTGGTTCGCCACGGAGACGACGACTGGTACGACGGTGGACAGGCGTGAGGTCGTTGGGTTGCAGTCGACGTGGCTCCGGGCTTCCTTCTTTGACTGGACTGGCGTTTGGCATcattacccagcagctccaccaaaaTTACAGCGAATAATTGagtcaatcaaaaaaaaaaactatttagtGTGTGTCAACTAGTTGAACACAAGGAGAAATCAAGAAGCGTTCTCTTGCTTGCTCGtcacttttttctctcttctgGCTCAGTCCTCTATGATCCGATCCCGAGCGCTGCAGGCGCGTGTAGTCGTGGCCGATTCTTATGGCTACAGCGCGCCGTTGTCGGCTGGAAGGGCGAGCATGTTTTGAACACTTTTATAGTACGCGGCAATATCAACGCTCTGCACACGTCTTTAGACGAAATTAAGTTATCCATTACCATCAGGAAAAGGCCAATCGTAGATTTACCGTTAAGTTATCCAGTGCAGATTTATGTATTTTACAGACAAGACGTCATCCCGCAATCCCGTGGAATTGATAAAAGATTTATTACTGGAAACCGGAATTGGAGTGCGCGTATAGAAAATATGCGGACTCAAATATCCGGACTCCAATCTGCGGACTCCAATAAAGGAGCACGGGTGGATGGGATGCTTCGTACACCCAGCAGTAAACAATCTGGTTTACGTCGTGATATGCTCGTCATAATATATTGTATGTGTGTTCGCTCAGTATTGGATTTTGACTGTGAattgttttctggagcacccgcCTACAAACTTTGACCACTGGTACTTCTAGAACGCGAAAAATCATGATTATGTCCTGGGCTCCCTAAAATTTCGCAATCAATATTTTATATACCGTGCCTACCTTTTCTTTTTACAGGGTTCAAAATAGTAGCAGTTCGTACCTTCTCTAAAATATATGCATCCCCGCAGAGGAGGTCACAGTGTGTTTTCAATAATGAGCCGTCGTCCTTTTTTAAACATCAGTGGTCTAGATTAAGGTGCCCACAAGTCATCGTCACACAGAAGCTCTTTGAAACATGACAAGTAAACCTTTTTGAAGTACTGGTACAAAAAAGACCCATTCAAAGAAATAGAGTTTGACGTTATGTTTTCCAAGAGAACTTCCTAGCAGATACTTAAATGCCCTTTTGAAAGACCACCTGTCAAAATTATACCTAAATACTGTAATAGCGCCTGATGCTCCAGTTTGTGAAGAAAAGAATGGAGTGGGAGTGGCATTTTCAGTGTTGGAGTGGTCTCTTTCAATTCGCATACCTATTTTTACACCATTTTAGCAAGTAGAATTACTTGCAATTCTATTAGCACTACGAAAATTGCTTCTATACATACCAGAATATTtcattttagggtcgaagctccttaaagcggcacccgttcgtccctcgtagtagtagtagtagtagtagtagtagtagtagtagtagtagtagtagtagtagtagtagtagtagtagtagtagtattgtctagccagtcttacattttgacctccaaggtggtactGGTGGGAGAtttgttctgtgcgttgttgaacaataaaaaattcgcagcatgtgcgttaactaaacaccgaattctcctgtctctcattcccccttagcagccattggcatgtacattgaggactatctgacaagaaagggttgctacgttatactcgctgggcgtagcatccttggttttagaaaggttttgcgagcgttgggccgcagagccatgaatacagagaactagtatataccatgaactcgaggtggttaaaggtgggaagtagacacgaagcgcaagccgtaagaaagtgtgcgtgtgcctcctctcgttcagtccttggaatgtccactggatggcggtgcatctatatgaggaatatatgatgaaaacatgcgagatggtggtacttggagggttgaataggtggatgaacggacacacagacagatgcatggacggactcacgggtggctgcacggacggatgaacgcatggacggacacaggggcggatgcatggacgaacgcagggacgaacgcagggacgaacggacagatggacgtgtggacgcacgaaaagactcacgcacggacgggcggatggacgcacgggtggccacacagacgcacacatggacggacggaagcaagaacgaatgcacggacggatgcttcgctccactctccatcattcactccgtgaatatgcggccattttttttttttttgaagactgCTTGTCTGTGCGTAGTTCATTCACTGCACCTAATGTGTCAAATGATTTAGGAGTGTTTTATGCCCCAAGACATTTACGTCTCATTCGCTCGGTATGGGTACTAGAGCATAAATTTTTAACCCTAATTTAATATGCAGATGTAGTGGCCGCAGATAAtggttttataatttttttttgccggCGCTAGGATTTGTCGCCgtggaacaataaaaaaaagtcaaATCAGATAATTTTGAAAAGTATCTTTTGGTAACACCTTAGTTTTCTCATTTTAAGTACCCTTAAAATAATCGATGGTGCTTCGGCTGGATACATCAATGACAAGACTACAATGTCGATACCCCCTCCCCACTGATCTTTTACCTACACAGGTCTCACATGGCAGAGTCTCCCTCATGCCTCCAgtgcaacgagagtgaatctcTGCATCATTTCATCTTAACATACAGGttatttacaaataaaaaaaattcttctgCAAAAACCTCTCCGTGGTTTGGCTTCAAACTTATCTTTACCGTGGTCTTTTCCTTTAGAGCCATTGAAAAGGGCTTTGGTCACAGGAACGTTTGAAAAGCCGCATTCGATTTCctaagaaaaataaaatgaatagaTTGTTAAGATTATGCATAAATGCACATTATTTCCAACCATATTAGTTTGTacaattttctttttgctttcgtTTATTTATTCTATTAATCTATGTTTCAACAATCTGTTATTTGTTAAAGCATCTCTATCTAAACGTAATCAGCCGGTCAAACAATTTTATTTCAATGATAAGGTACCGTCCATTCCCCTGTGGTGGGTTGCGCGAAGACAATGAGCAACACCCAACCAACGGACAAACCAAGCGCGGTAGGAAGCTACGGAAAACACCGGTGAGCGTTCATGCTACGCAATACACGCGATTAAGCATAGTTAACGAACTCCTGCGAAAGCAGAACAACGACAACGTCCTTAAAAGGTTATCAATTCTCAGCGGATGGAAAAGAACATCCGTGTTCAGAGCCGTTCAGATCGAAAATTATCGCTTATAAAATAACTACATGCTTTGGGGATTAACTCTGCAGCCTACGAATATTACGAAGGGTAAGCTTTTTTGTCGCGCCGGAGAAAGCTGGGTCGAAAGGCCGAAAGAAAAtttcagcatatccacggagtgaatgataaagaGTGGGCGAAGCTTCGCACAGTTTTTATCTGTAAACCGTGAatcgcctgcctgcctgcctgcctgcctgcctgcctgcctgcctgcctgtctgtctgtctgtccgtccgtccgtccatccgtccgtccgtccgtccgtccgtccgtccgtctgtctgtctgtctgtctgtctgtctgtctgtctgtctgtctgtctgtctgtctgtctgtctgtctgtctgtctgtctgtctgtctgtctgtctgtctgtctgtctgtccctgcttagtgagtcatcgaactaggcggtcacgtactaCAAGCTATAGAAGGGACAGACCTACGGCTTCaagagcttcgccactaaatATCAGTTCTTGGCCCCTTTACTCGCAGATATGAAAGGATTTAAATAATTCGCAGCAAACGGGTGTGTAAAATGACGTCGCTTACCTTGAAGGAGCTTCGATGGCACAGTATCATGGTCTATTTAGCAGAgttttcaaaattactttctaTGTCGAGCACTCGTAGGGCTAACGAGATAATCGCAGTAAACTATTCTAAACCATATTGATCGTCGCTTTTAGTGGGTTGTGATATTCATTTACTTATGCAAGTACTCAAAAAATAGCAGTACTGCCGCATGTGGAAATACAATCGgacactttcattttttttgtgtcatTTTTTAACACATTTGTCATCTTCAGCATTAGTATGGAACATGGAAAAGTGCAGCGTATACACAAAGTCAATGTTTTTATTTTACCAGAGAAATTCTGGATAGTCTTGATGGCTAAGGCTTGCTCTAGGCAGCTTGACTTGGTCCCTGAAGTGTCATTACGTTTAACTTCCCACCCCCCTCAAAAAAGTGACTTCTTCTCACAAATTACTACATGAAAAAGATACCACTATCTATTCTAAGTGAATGTAAGTATCTTGGCGTTGTCATCAACCATCAACCGCTAACTATCGTGGAATGTTCATGTTTTCAGGGTATCAGTTGAAGCCAGTCGCATGTTGAGCTTTCTGCGATGCAATTTCAGAACCGCCCCCTGTGTTCCTAAGCAAGTTTTTTTACGTGATTTTAGAATACGCTTGCACTGCCTGAAACCCGGCCACAAAGTAAATTTGATGCATTAGAGCGCATCCAGAAAATTGCCACCCGGTTTGTGACGGATGTTTAAAACTTCATCAGAAGGTCTTAGTTCACTTGGATGGCCGTTACACTGTCATCAAGGCATATCAGGCTGTCTTTTCTACAGCCTAATAAATTACAAAACTAGTATTGATAAAAGTAAATGCACCAAACCACCAACCTACACCTTTCCTCGAAAGTATGCGAATATAACAACAGCTTATGGAAGGAATTCCCCCCTCCCCTAAAACTATACCAGAATGAAATAGTCTTCCACCCCTGACACAGTGTTCCGTTTACATTGAAAGGAGTATATTGTCACATAAAGTCGCTTTCTATTTTTGCTCTCTATTGCTCacgtttttttaatgcgaagcatttcttagcgaacttcggcgacactgagcatatctatctatctatctatctatctatctatctatctatctatctatctatctatctatctatctatctatctatctatctatctatctatctatctatctatctatctatctatctatctatctatctatctatctatctatctatctatctatctatctatctatctatctatctatctatctatctgattaCGCGCGGGTGCTCCCGCAGTCACCCCCTttcttggcgtgaaccaaatttagcatatgtgggtAAGATCGTATGATGAATGTGACGCgctggtcaggacatgaataatgtcacaatcccgttgcgtacacatcaaacacttcccgcctgaCAGCGGCGGGAAGTGCTTCACTGGAAGCGGCACATACtcgcgggtgggtatgtgccgctggtatgcgggtatgtgccacaggtgattgacacttagtatctacccaggaacgacgacagcacgcatgggcaattttaacgcgcgagcgttaagaaatacccgacatcggtagcgtcgacccgacgaatgcacaAAAATTAATGTCAGGgctccagctggaatcgaacccaagcattctgcgtggcaatgaagcactGTACCACAGAGATACGCCAGGTCTCGGgactacttttcaagtagacgataattttcatgaaacgtcaatagtagttgcagCGCTGCCTACTCAactttataaacgttacatatgtaccCCTTTGATAGAGCCGttacgtcaggttaacgtcaattctggttagttactatgcgctgaagttgatttatgtagcagcgtccagggatagcgtcctcgcgagcatcagcgcttcatatcagcttctggcgttgctaatactCGTGTTACAGTTAGCATCGtagtgcaagtgcaaacaactggttatatgaacatctaaAACCCTTCAACTTATgcttgtgcgtgcaacatttctagatatatttggcgtcatttcatgacgtgtcgctcaataaaaaaattgcaacacggtcgccTTCTTTATGCAAGCTTCGCATAAAATCAATTCCCAGGgacgtggtatctgccaaattttttttcatataacAAAGCGAATATGTCCAGCGCCCAATTTGTGCATATATTGTATGCTATGATTTACCTATTTTGATTTGTTCTTATTTTGTTTTGTACCGTGCAATTTGTTTTCACTTACTTCTATGTACCTTTCGTTTGTAAACCCCCCAACAATAATGCCCCAGAGAGTTCTGCAGGcacttgaataaataaataaatagataaataaataataaagaaattaataaataaaCCTGACAGAACCCGACGACTTTATATGTGTTTAAACTAATTGTTAATGTGCAGAGTGAGTATGAGAGCTTGGTGCAGATGTGCTAAAGATATTGGTGATGTAATTATATCTATTCTGTACTTTTTCTAGTACATGTTCTTGACAAACATTTTCACgagcgagtcttttttttttgtctctcgtCACATCTACATGCTCAGTGTTGTTTCCTCACATCTGTGGAGTGAGTTCTTGCGTGGTATTGTGTCTTTTGCGCTTTCAGAAGAGGCTATGACAAAAACAAGCCTGATACCATTGGCTTACCCAGCTTCTTTTCCAGATGTTGCTATTTTGTTCCGCGCTTTTCAAAATAAAACGAAAACCAAAATGAGATTCGGCACTTCGAGATTGAGATAAACAGAAGTATTTGTCGCTCGTCGTCAGCGAAGTGGCTTCATAAAGCGGAGCCACATCAATGCTCCCTGCGCAAGGCAAACAGCGTTCTCCAGAATGACATTACAAAGAGGCTTCGGAGGGCGTCGGTACTTTTCATTGTCAGCAAATACTGCTCGCGCTCGCTGCATTGATGATGGTCTGGACGAATGTATCGACGTCCTTCTCAAGAAACTGCTTGTCAGCGACGCAGTGCGGCTCAAGGTTGCGCGTCAGGTTGTCATTCCGGACACTCCGGCGGCGGCCTGTGTTGGCTGGGAGCAGGGTGCCCAGTGGGGCACAGCTTTCGTGGCGTATGAATCCGCGCACGCCGTGTGGTGTCTGCACGCAGATCCATTTCCTGTGCCGGTACAGAGCGGTCACCAGCGTACCCATAGGCAACAATGGCCCACTGCCCAGCAGCCGCACGCATTGCATGACTACCATGGCGTGCTGCTGCGTCTGGTCggcactttggcagcagcagcagcagcagcagcagcagcagcagcagcaccagcagcagcagcagcagcagaaacaGCGACTGCAGCACCCCAGTAATGAACAGTCACTGCTTTCTTCCTTCTGCAGCTCAGCTGAACAGCAGCTCCTAAGTGATGAGGAGTCGCTGCTTTCTCCATCCTGCAAAGGACCAGCATGCATGCTTGTGAATTGTAGGACATCCCGTTCAATAAATTAAATACTGTTCACTGGTTGACCTTGAGGGTCACTGTGGCGCCATCATTGACCGTTGAGCAAAACTGAAGCTTCTGTGGATAAATTTGATATCAGGCAGTTAATAAGTGCATTTGAAAAATAATTTTTACTAATGTTCATccgaggccccgccgcggtggtctagtggctaaggtactcggctgctgactcgcaggtcacgggatcgattcccggctgcggtggctgcattttcgataaaggcgaaagtgctgtaggcccgtgctctcagatttgggtgcacgtaaaaaaaaccccaggtaatcaaaatttccggagccctccactatgacgtctctcataattgtatagtggttttgaaacgttaaaccccacataccaaatCAATGGTCATTCGAGAGTTTCGCAGAATTCCACCTGGATGAAAGTAAGTGCGCGAAAAAAGAGACGGGAACACAAAAGagagcgcagactatcaactgaggctttattgcaagaacgaggcaatGCCAAAGGCAGGATAAACAGCAAGAGATGGCAAAGGGGGAGGAGAGAAAAAAGGCACGAGGAACCAATTCAACAAAATTTTTAGCCACATCAAGCATAGCACGCCCGTCATACAAGACCAAGATACCTTAACTCTTTATCATGTATAACGAGAAAGGAAGCACTGACGCAACACTAGGAATTTTTGTTAATATGTGAATATGCGCAGtcttaataggttcacgcgctctTTAGTTCTCAGCCAGAACAACACAGAAGTATTACTAAATGGTGAAGCGCACCGCATTTCTTTCAGTGGGCTGCTAGATGAAGGCTGGAGTGGCCTTTCAGGGAATCAACatgttctcgaagtctaacatttagaTAGCAAGTTATTTTGCTCACCTATAGACGATTGCATGACAATGGTATGGAGTAGACAACACCGGTGGTACAGGATACATAATTATCAACATGACTAACATTGCATGTATCTTGTTGGACATTTGGTAATTCGGGACTCGTCTGTCTcaaatttgggtacacgttaaagaaccccaggtggtcaaaatttccggagccttccactacggcatctctcattatcatatggcagttttgggaggttaaacctcacatatcaatcgacTCGTCGGTCTGCTTTGGCACATAAAGCGGATAACTTGTTTCTGGCAGAAATAACTACTTCGACGTCATATCTTGACGCAACCTTTTTTAAGCGGTGGGTAAACCCGTGAACAAATTGAAGAACAGCGAATTTCTTATGCTATGCCTTCGCATCCAAGTTACAAACATCaccacgacatttttttttcttctcttcaacTACAGACATTTAACAATACATTCCCTGAGATGCCTGCGTGTCTCAGTTTTTggccctgcccccccccccccaaaaaaaaaacttgtttgcgCTAAAAAGAGTGCAGAATTTATTCATTTCAGAGCCAAAACAAGATTATAATGTCATGTTTTACCAGTTCTATATGGCCCGATTATATTTCAGCACTGATTTCACTGACCTAGGGGCATAGCACCAACACACATGCATGGTCATGAACTGCAGCTGTAGATCCGAAAATTGAATACATTAGTGCTTTAAGTATTTAGAAGTAAACTTCACGCCAAGACACACTGCTCAAAACACTTTAGAGTATCCGTCGACATATCTACAGTTAGCGTAAGGGGAAAAAAAGCAATGTAGTCATCGACATAACGAAAAACTCTGATTACGGATGCCTGTAAAACAGGTAGGAGTGCCTCATTATCTCTACTTGAAAAAAATATCATTTATAGAACATATGTTATCCTAGACCAAATacagacacttttctttcttttcttctcttcgtggtggtctagtggctaagatactcggccgctgatccgcaggtcgcgggatggaatctcggctgcggctgctgcatttccgatggaggccgaaatgatgtaggcccatgcgctcagatttcggtgcatgttacagaattccaggtagtcgaaatttccgaagccctccactatggcgtctctcataattatatggtggtttttggacgttaaacaacACGTAtcatcaagttttctttttttaagaacTACACCTTTTTAGTGCGCAGCGAACGTTTTTATGAAGAAGACAAAATGaattaccaaccagcccaagtagccactctattgcacttttcttttgcaggtacactattagaaaaaatggcagcatatccacggagtgaatgatggagagtggggcgaagcattcgtctatccatgcgtccgtctgtgtgaccgtccatgcgtctgttcatgcatccacccctgcatccgttcatgcgtccatccatgcatctgtctgtgtgtccattcgtccatctattcaacactccatgtcccaccatctcgcatcttttcatcatatattccccatatagaagcaccgccattcagtggacattccaagaactaaacgagaggtggcacacgcacactttcttacggattgcgcttcatatctactttccacctttaaccacctcgaattcattcatggtatatactagttcattgtattcatggccctgcggctcaacgctcgctaaacctttctaaaactaaggaggttacacccagcgagtataatgtagcaaccctttcttgtccgatagtgctcaatgtacatgccaatggctgctaatggggatcgcagcgtgcgcgttgactaaaagccgaatgctcctgtctctcgttccccattaacagccattggcatgtacattgagcactattttatattgttaaacaacgcacagaaaaaatctctcactggcaccacctcggaggtcaaatgttatacctatttcgggtatgtgccactgttggtTACGTATTACGAGAAACgcgcaagccacgccataaggagcttcgcccctaaaaaaaaatggcagcatatccacggagtgaatgatggagagtggggcgaagcatccgtccgtccattcgttcttgctttcgtccgcccatgcgtgcgtttgtgtggccgcccatgcgtccactcgcccatccgtgcgtgcgtctgtccgtgcgtccgcacgtccatctgtgcattcgtccttgcgttcgtccttgcgttcgttcatgcatccgctactgcatccgtccatgcatctgtctgtgtgtctgttcgtccacctattcaacactccaagtaccaccatctcgcatcttttcatcatatattcctcatatagaagcaccgccattcagcggacattccaagaactgaacgagagggggcacacgcacactttcttacggcttgcgcttcgtgtctactttctacctttaaccacttcgagttcatggtatatactagttcactgtattgatggcactgcggcccaacgctcgctaaacctttctaaaaccaacgaggttacgcccagcgagtataacatagcaaccctttcttgtgagatagcgctcaatgtacatgccaatggcgtctaagggggaatgagagacaggagaattcagcttttaggtaacgcgcactcTGCAaattttttactgttcaacaacgcacaaaagaaatctcccaccggcaccaacttggaggtcaaaatttaaaACTGgccacacactacgactactactacgactacgagagacgaacgggtgccgctataaggagctttgcctctgaaaggtagtagtacttgctaactttggggtagtaatggtttgtcacatatgttacaaccctggtagtaagcgcagttagtaatggcgagggtggtaacagttagtacctctgctgttactaccagcagttaggaaccctagccgttaccacccatTGGTAGTAACATTTAAAGGTTTtaagaaaaaaagtagtaaccAATACTACGTCGTGCATTCATTTTGGCGTTTCATTTTTCCACTGCTAATGTTCGCTAATCATTGTCTTACAACTAGACAAATTCGGGTAAGAAGCGGGCTGTGCCATGAATGCGAAGAATGCATAGGTCAaacaagttcactattttttgCGTATACATGCAGTAAgaagtaagcgtggggtatatatagcccctactttgcaggggcatgtctggcacagggGAGCACTTGCGTTTAAGGATGAATTATAACAAATTTGAACCTATAGCACTATAATATACTACCTGGTTACGTGTGTTTGGTAACTCAGCACA
The sequence above is drawn from the Rhipicephalus microplus isolate Deutch F79 chromosome 3, USDA_Rmic, whole genome shotgun sequence genome and encodes:
- the LOC119184597 gene encoding uncharacterized protein LOC119184597 isoform X1, with amino-acid sequence MLSHLCRAELWSSRKRKEQPLSPNVFSCNNLHGSDLSSSEEENNYHDDGESSDSSSLRSCCSAELQKEESSDCSLLGCCSRCFCCCCCCWCCCCCCCCCCCCCQSADQTQQHAMVVMQCVRLLGSGPLLPMGTLVTALYRHRKWICVQTPHGVRGFIRHESCAPLGTLLPANTGRRRSVRNDNLTRNLEPHCVADKQFLEKDVDTFVQTIINAASASSIC